From a single Syngnathus scovelli strain Florida chromosome 2, RoL_Ssco_1.2, whole genome shotgun sequence genomic region:
- the LOC125988294 gene encoding leucine-rich repeat-containing protein 3, with product MGATGRSRIKSHSRFDFLAALWLLSTMISVVRSCPQRCHCAERNGAVVQCTSRNLENIPSNLPEDTAVLLLSSNRITHIPKEAFADLHRLRELDLSHNLIESLEVGAFRGLSEGLRTLDLSNNRLQSLPKETFDKLQARVRLSNNPWNCECSLQEVLREVRLDPETINEVSCYTSDRDEYVGQPVVQVLDSGINFCNFHQKTTDVAMFVAMFCWFSMVTAYIIYYIRYNQEEARRHMEYLKSLPSSSRINKEDDTASSVF from the coding sequence ATGGGGGCCACTGGCAGGTCGCGCATTAAATCTCACTCTCGATTTGACTTCCTGGCTGCGCTGTGGCTTCTCTCCACCATGATCAGCGTTGTTCGGTCCTGCCCACAAAGATGCCACTGCGCCGAAAGGAACGGCGCCGTGGTGCAATGTACGTCTCGGAACTTAGAGAACATTCCCTCAAACCTGCCCGAGGACACGGCGGTTCTCCTGCTCTCCTCCAACCGGATCACCCACATCCCCAAGGAGGCCTTCGCCGACCTCCACCGACTCAGGGAGCTCGACCTTTCCCACAACCTCATCGAAAGTCTAGAGGTGGGCGCTTTCCGAGGACTTTCCGAAGGCTTGAGGACCTTGGACCTTTCCAACAACCGCCTCCAAAGCCTGCCGAAAGAAACCTTCGACAAACTCCAGGCTCGAGTGCGCTTGTCCAACAACCCCTGGAACTGCGAGTGCTCTTTGCAGGAAGTGCTGAGGGAGGTGCGACTGGACCCCGAGACGATCAACGAGGTGAGCTGCTATACGTCCGACCGGGACGAATACGTCGGGCAGCCGGTCGTGCAGGTCCTGGACTCGGGAATCAACTTCTGCAACTTCCACCAGAAGACGACAGACGTGGCCATGTTTGTGGCCATGTTCTGCTGGTTCTCCATGGTGACCGCTTACATCATCTACTACATCCGATACAACCAGGAGGAAGCGAGAAGGCACATGGAGTATCTCAAGTCCCTGCCGAGCAGCTCCcgtatcaataaagaagacgacACAGCCAGCAGTGTGTTTTAG